TGCCACGATGGCAAAACTTTTGGTTTGAAATGAAAGCGTGAATGGCCATATTAGTAGAGAAATTCTTAGTTCTGGAGTATTTGTCTGGTTAATTATAGGGGTGTACTGTACGATCCCGAGCCTTCTATCTCTACAATTTGTGGTTTAGATTTCAAAAAGTATATTTTACCTCTAGGATAGTTTTTCAAATCTAgaccattaaaatatttttcgacaACTCGGATTGGACACTATATCCATGTAGTGCACCCCTCCCTGAGTTCTAGTAAATACAAGGGTATATTGCACCATTCGAGCTGCATGTCTACCTCTACAATTAATGGTTCAGTTTTCAAAAAGTATATGTCACTTGTAGAATAGTTTTCGAAATCCATTAAAACTcttttggacagctcagattGCGCATGCACTACACCCCCTGTAGTCTGAGTTCTAGTAAATATGGTTAGTTCCTTGTGAAGAGCATTTATGTGTATGTTGAGATCTTTATCTAGAACATCTTGACCTATGTAGATGTAtacatacatgtgtgtgtgtttgaattGTCTGCAGGagcaaatcaaagaagaaaggtGAGAAAGGGGAAAGAGAGCCTCGTTTTGCCTTCATGACCAAGAGTGAGGTTGATCATCTAGAAGATGGATACAGGTGGAGAAAGTATGGGCAAAAGGCAGTCAAGAATAGCCCTTTTCCAAGGTTTGATTTGTTCCTCCTCATTTGGTTAAATATGAGAGAACCTATGACCATATATACTTGTTTGGCATGTGCACAAACTCAATTGATGCTCAAATCCTtcccaaaaagaacaaaaaaaaaaaaaaaaaaggatgtgAAACTAGCTAGTAGTAGAATAAAAGTccaacttttctttctttctatccTGCGGCttctcaccatccaaacaagATAAAATGGTCCCCATGAGCACTCATAAGACATTGTTTGTGGTGTTCTTTTTGGTCACTTTTTTGCATTTATGCTCTTAATAATGCACCAAAATGAATCCGGAGGGTAGGTTTGGTGGTCAAGGCCTGAGACACAAGATTTTGCTTCCTTTTGGTCAAATCTCACGTTCGAAATTCCTCGATCGGATGCTATCAACTATTTTGGGACCAACCTTGGGGGGTGGTGAGATTGGTCTTCCAatattagtcgaggtgcgtgtaagctTATCCAATTAAACACTCGAGTTATCAGAAAGTAGCAATGCACAAAAATGGAGCAACTAATTTACCCGTCCTAAACGTGAAAGAGACCGAGTAAATGTACAAAAGTTGTGGCGAGTAAACCTCATCAGATATCATATCTATGTACCCCTTCAGTGTGTGGGTGGAACACCACCAAACATTTACAGAAATAGAACTAGCTTCTAATTGCCGGGCGaaaatttaacatttttagTTGCAGTTAATAAGGTTTGAACTTCTGTCAAATGCATGAGAGTACATGATGCACGCATACCACTCGGCAACCACTCTACTTGCAGCCATCTCTATTCTTAAGACTTCGTTCTTATGAGCATTTTGATTTCTATATGCAGAAGCTACTATAGGTGCACCACCCAAAAATGTGGGGTGAAAAAACGCGTCGAGAGGTCGTTTCAGGATCCGTCAGTGGTGATAACAACGTACGAAGGGCAACACAACCACCCACTACCGGCAACGCTCCGAGGCAACATAGGGGGGATGTTAATGCAGCCGTCTATGGTGGCGCCGCCACCTGGTTTTCCTCAAGACTTTATGGTTCAAATGCCTTCTTCTGCTGTGTACAACTACCATGGTACTGGTGGGATGAGCTCTTTCTACCCACAAAGTGGTAGTGGTACTTTGGGTACTTCTCCACTTCATCAGCAGCAGTTTCAGATTTCTGACTATGGGCTTTTGCAAGACATGGTGCCTTCCATGTTTCTTAAACAAGAGCAATGACTGTCGATGTCGATCTAGGGTTGGCCCTGACTTTTTGGGCCCTAAAGCGAAAATTAAGatgatcccttttttttttattggactaTTACAAGGGATATCAAAGTAGGAGGGCTcctaaaatttgtaaattttcgGGGGCTAAAGCGGCTGCATGCACTTACCTCTCAAGGAGCTTTAACTTCCTACGATCCTTCACCATCTCTCTGtggggaaggaaaaaaaaacacatgcgCGCATCGTATATGTGCTTTCAAATTTTGGTCTACGTGCGTGGATCCGTCTTGCTAGGCAAAGTACTCTTGTCGTCGTTGTCGACGGTGAGGGTGCAAGATACCGAACGAATCAACATGTCGACGTGTATAGCCATATCTGGATGCGAATGTATGACGTATTTTCGATCTTTACGGTTGATGTATTCGACTGTTGGGTTAACGTATGTCCAATATCTGGATGCGATTTCTGTAAAATAGGCGATGATGCTTATAAAGTTATAATCAATTGAGatactgtttttatttttattttttattaagtcAATTGAGATGCTCTTTGGCTGTAATtgtaccttttttctttttaatcatctGTTTAAAGTTTGGAGAGTACAGTATCCAATTAGTT
The sequence above is a segment of the Rhododendron vialii isolate Sample 1 chromosome 13a, ASM3025357v1 genome. Coding sequences within it:
- the LOC131312400 gene encoding WRKY transcription factor 71-like, with the translated sequence MSDEARDFYYHTPFHEDHRYGTSATGFSFSLNNSPLSIPNSSSPDYEPRAFDPCSYMSFTESLNGSSDYNTLARAFGLSPSSPEPLSGVKIEQSPAVDAGSETAVTPNSSASSSSNEAGGGGDEGSNKGKKDRQQKESDDGGESSKQGSKSKKKGEKGEREPRFAFMTKSEVDHLEDGYRWRKYGQKAVKNSPFPRSYYRCTTQKCGVKKRVERSFQDPSVVITTYEGQHNHPLPATLRGNIGGMLMQPSMVAPPPGFPQDFMVQMPSSAVYNYHGTGGMSSFYPQSGSGTLGTSPLHQQQFQISDYGLLQDMVPSMFLKQEQ